In Dryobates pubescens isolate bDryPub1 unplaced genomic scaffold, bDryPub1.pri scaffold_65_arrow_ctg1, whole genome shotgun sequence, one genomic interval encodes:
- the LOC128899786 gene encoding olfactory receptor 14J1-like, whose product MSYDRYIAIGRPLHYETLLGSRVCVHLAAAAWAFGFLTALLHTANTFSLPLCQGNDVDQFFCEVPQMLKLSCSTSYLREVWVNVIAFSLSFGCFVLIVVSYVQIFRAVLSIPSQQGRHKAFATCLPHLAVVSLFTSTGSIAYLKPPSLSSSSLDLVISILYSVVPPKKSVAAASVATEANSDLTEEMPTDKLEVTMHEDSTTDCGSSDLEGKGTDVGKLNSADSVLQLLLEEMECLEAHGYGIFTTRPLLRAPAVPAAPTEAAPTNTPLSPTEMTMGWPL is encoded by the exons atgtcctacgatcgctacaTTGCCATcggcagacccctgcactatgagaccctcctgggcagcagagtttgtgtccacctggcagcagctgcctgggcgtTTGGCtttctcactgctctgctgcacacagccaatacattttccctgcccctctgccagggcaatgatgtggaccagttcttctgtgaagtgcCCCAGAtgctcaagctctcctgctccacatcatACCTCAGGGAAGTTTGGGTAAATGTCATTGCTTTCTCCTTATcatttggttgttttgtgttgattgtggtgtcctatgtgcagatcttcagggcagtgctgagtatcccctctcagcagggacgccacaaagcctttgccacctgcctccctcacctggctgtggtctccctgtttacCAGCACTGGCTCCATTGCCTACCTgaagcctccctccctctcttcctcatccctggacctggtgaTTTCtattctgtactcagtggtgcctcca AAAAAATCTGTTGCCGCTGCATCAGTAGCGACAGAGGCAAATTCTGACCTGACTGAGGAGATGCCCACAGACAAATTGGAGGTCACTATGCATGAAGATTCAAC TACCGACTGCGGCAGCTCAGATTTGGAGGGCAAGGGGACCGATGTTGGGAAGTTAAACAGTGCTGACTctgttctgcagctcctcttaGAAGAAATGGAGTGTTTGGAGGCTCACGGTTATGGCATTTTTACAACCAGACCCCTCCTGCGAGCCCCGGCAGTCCCAGCAGCCCCAACAGAGGCGGCCCCAACCAACACACCACTGAGCCCGACAGAAATGACCATGGGGTGGCCCCTGTAG